The genomic stretch GCTCGGGTTTTGACTTTTTTTCGCCTGGAAGATAACAATATCAATTAACTGTGCCTTACTGCGTAAGGTGTCGCAGTCCCAACACAATGATCTAATAACGGAGTTGTTTCATGAGACTTGTCACCCGGTCTGACTTTGATGGTCTTGTCTGCGCTACCCTGCTCAAACACCTTGGAATTATCGATGATTACCTCTTTGCCCATCCCAAAGACTTGCAGGATGGAAAAGTTGAAGTCGGGCGGAAGGATGTTTTGGCAAATGTCCCCTATGTTGAAGGATGTGGCTTATGGTTCGATCACCACACCAGTGAAATGGAACGGCTGGGAAACATTGAGTTTGAAGGGGCATCCAAACCTCTGCCAAGCTGTGCGCGGGTAATATATGAATACTATGGAGCGGACAAATTCCCCGACGCCTTTACCCCCATGCTCGACGCTGTAGACAAGGTCGACTCAGCACAACTCTCCGTTGAAGACATCACGGCACCGGAAGGCTGGATTCTGCTTGGGTACATCATGGATCCGCGAACCGGCCTTGGCAGATACCGAAACTACCGGATCAGCAACTACCAGCTCATGTTGGATATGATCGAGTACTGTCGGACTCTAAGTGCTGAAAAAATCATGCAGATTCCTGACGTCAAAGAGCGTATCGACAAATACTACGAGGACCAGGACAACTTCGTCCAAATGCTCAAAGATAATACGACGGTCTATGACAATGCCCTTGTCATAGATCTACGCAGTCAGGACCCTATCTACTGCGGCAACCGCTTCATGATCTACACCCTGTACCCTGACTGCAACGTCAGCATACGAGTCATATGGGGGTTCAAAAAGCAGAACGTGGTTCTCACAGTCGGACACTCCATAACCAACAGAACCAGCAAGACGGACGTGGGTAAACTTATGTTGTCTTTCGGTGGTGGCGGACATAAGGCCGTTGGAACATGTCAGGTCGCAGAAAGTGAAGTGTCCGAAGTATTAAACAAGATTATTTCCCAGATTAATAAAGACGGTTAAGCCCTGATCAGACAGATTGAGCGACTTCAACACGCATCCCGCTGTTGAAGTCGCTTTTTTTTATTCTTTTATCGATTCAAGCAATGCAAGAATATCTGCTTTTCGATCCGAATAAATATCTCGACTAAATGAAATGATGGCTGGCTGAACAGTTTTTAAGGCAGGCAGGTCCTGAACAACAGGAAGCTCATAAGCCTCAAAATCAATAGGCTGGAAACGAAGATCTTTATCCAAGGCACACCCTTGCACCTCGCACGCTTCGCCCATTATCTTCTCCCGCTCCATTTGGACCGTATCCATTTGCTTAACGTATTCCAGCGCACTACTTGGCGGCAGAGCATTATTCACTCGCTCTACCTCTTCATTAATATACTCTGCCAACGCTTTAAGCCGCAGATAGTGAACTGTCAGCCGTTTTCTGCCGGGGTTCTCTGGATCATCAAAGTAGTGACCATTCAAGTACTCATCCGCTACTTCCCGAAACAGGTGATAGGCTCGACAAAGGCACCGCTCGTATCGCCCCTTCATAGTAAAAGCAAAGGGAATCCGTATCTTTGTTGAAGAGTTATACTCATCAGCAAAAGGGATACAGGATGGCAAGATGTCCAGAGCAATATAAAAATCTCTGATCGTTCCCTTATCCAGCAACAACATATGGAGGCGAGATGCCGCCCTGAATAGTTTTGGAATATTTGAGCGAAACTCTTCTACCATCTGCTCGAAAGCAGTAATCTTGTCTTCGAGATCTTTTCGAGATCCAAAATACGATTCAGCCATTTCCGAAACAACTTCCTGCTGTAGCTGATCTGCGTAATCTCTGAAATCATCCATGGGAACTCCTAGCACTTCTGTCGATATTCCTTTATATACCCACTATCCTCAAGGGCAGCAATATGATGCTCTGTATATCGATAGGCCAAACGTAATACAACAACGCCAATATCACAAAAACAGATTCCAAGAGGGACCCATGCTTCTTAATGAACACAAGAGCAAAAAACTGTTTGCCAGCGCCGGCATCCCTGTACCGGAAGGCCATTCTGTCTACCCCGGCCAGGAAGACTCTTTCAAACCAGAATTCTCGACACCCTGGTTTCTTAAATCACAGGTTCTGACCGGTGGCAGAGGTAAAGCTGGCGGCATACTCCGTGTCGACAATGAAGCAGATTTTTCTTCAACGGCCAAAAAGCTGTTCGATCTTGAAATAAAAGGCCACTCCGTCCCCTTCATACGAGTTGAACCCGCTTCCGATATTCAGCGAGAGTTCTACATATCTTTTACCGTTTCTCGGGAGCTAAAGTGCATATTGCTGACAGTCGGCCGTGAAGGAGGTGTGGAGATCGAGAATCTGGGAGCCGACAATCTTCTGGTGCAGCAAATCAAACTTCCCGGTGGACTTGCTCCTCATCAGATTCGCGCCGCATTCTTCCATCTTGATCTGGAAAAAGAATATCTGAAAAGCTTCGCAGAATTATTGAGCAACCTTTTCTCCTGTGTACTGGACAACGGGCTACTCATGGCGGAGATCAATCCGCTGGTCCTGACTGGAGAAGGCGAATTCTTAGCTCTGGATGGCAAAGTCGAAATCGATGACAACTATGCTGATATCAATAGGGATATGGAAGCATACTACCAGCGAGAACACGCCAGCCCAGAAGAGAACGAGGCTCGTGATGCAGGCCTTTCCTTTGTCAAACTGCCAGGCTGGGTCGGCCTCATGGTCAATGGAGCCGGATTGGCAATGGCCACCATGGATTTACTCAACTTTTCCAAACTGCCAGCGAGCAACTTCCTTGACCTTGGAGGTGCTGCAGATCAAGAGCGTATGCAAACCGCACTTGAACTGCTATTCGGTGACGATCAGGTTCAGGCTATTTTCATCAACCTTTTCGGTGGAATACTCTCCTGTGAAAAAGTCGCGCTGGCCATGCAAGGTGCATTGAATGGTAAAGCCCCCAAAAAGCCGATCGTTGCACGCATGTCTGGCAAAGACGCCGAGTCAGGGTTGGAAATTCTCAAAAGCCTGAATGTTGACAATCTGCACCTTGCCGCCGACATGCAATCAGCAATCAACATCCTCGCTGACCTGAAGCCCGACAGTGCACCTACAGTCTCTTTCCCTGCACCCGATATCCAATCTCCCGAGCAAAGACCCAAGAATAACGGGTATGTTTCCAGTGCTTCTTTTGGCATACAGAAAGATACTCCTATTCTTGTACAGGGCATTACAGGTCGCGAAGGACAACTGCACACTCGCCTCATGCAGGAATACGGTGCTAACATTGTCGCTGGTGT from Pseudodesulfovibrio profundus encodes the following:
- the sucD gene encoding succinate--CoA ligase subunit alpha; the protein is MLLNEHKSKKLFASAGIPVPEGHSVYPGQEDSFKPEFSTPWFLKSQVLTGGRGKAGGILRVDNEADFSSTAKKLFDLEIKGHSVPFIRVEPASDIQREFYISFTVSRELKCILLTVGREGGVEIENLGADNLLVQQIKLPGGLAPHQIRAAFFHLDLEKEYLKSFAELLSNLFSCVLDNGLLMAEINPLVLTGEGEFLALDGKVEIDDNYADINRDMEAYYQREHASPEENEARDAGLSFVKLPGWVGLMVNGAGLAMATMDLLNFSKLPASNFLDLGGAADQERMQTALELLFGDDQVQAIFINLFGGILSCEKVALAMQGALNGKAPKKPIVARMSGKDAESGLEILKSLNVDNLHLAADMQSAINILADLKPDSAPTVSFPAPDIQSPEQRPKNNGYVSSASFGIQKDTPILVQGITGREGQLHTRLMQEYGANIVAGVTPFKGGQEVLGVPVYNSIADAKRAHEIGASIIFVPPRMAADAIQEAACNEIPWAVCITEGITQHDMLSTFEQIKESPTRVVGPNTPGIIVPGQTKIGILPTIPFSPGPVAVLSRSGTLTYEVAARLTESGIGQSLCVGIGGDPFIGTNFVDMFDMLRNHDETKAVVVLGEIGGTAEENLAQYVKETGFDKPVISFIAGRTAPPGKRLGHAGAILEKSGGIESKLEAMRQAGFHVCPSLEAVAEITASVLRD
- a CDS encoding exopolyphosphatase, whose product is MRLVTRSDFDGLVCATLLKHLGIIDDYLFAHPKDLQDGKVEVGRKDVLANVPYVEGCGLWFDHHTSEMERLGNIEFEGASKPLPSCARVIYEYYGADKFPDAFTPMLDAVDKVDSAQLSVEDITAPEGWILLGYIMDPRTGLGRYRNYRISNYQLMLDMIEYCRTLSAEKIMQIPDVKERIDKYYEDQDNFVQMLKDNTTVYDNALVIDLRSQDPIYCGNRFMIYTLYPDCNVSIRVIWGFKKQNVVLTVGHSITNRTSKTDVGKLMLSFGGGGHKAVGTCQVAESEVSEVLNKIISQINKDG